Proteins encoded together in one Schistocerca americana isolate TAMUIC-IGC-003095 chromosome 8, iqSchAmer2.1, whole genome shotgun sequence window:
- the LOC124545603 gene encoding fatty acid-binding protein, muscle-like → MVKQFSGKSYELDVASMESMEAFLDASGVTDPTHRQMALSAKDTLTLTLEGDKVTDVTQLGEYKHVLTYRLGEEFTEDTAGRKRKSTVTQRGADTLVKVEKYEDGKTVTIEKTFSADKMVATLSVGSVTAKRIYKAV, encoded by the exons ATGGTGAAACAGTTTTCTGGAAAGAGCTATGAACTGGACGTCGCCAGCATGGAGAGCATGGAGGCGTTTCTGGACGCCAGCG GAGTCACTGATCCCACGCACCGCCAGATGGCTCTGTCAGCGAAGGACACCTTGACTCTGACACTGGAGGGTGACAAGGTCACGGATGTGACCCAGCTGGGCGAGTACAAACACGTGCTGACATACCGCCTGGGGGAGGAGTTCACAGAGGACACGGCCGGCCGCAAGAGGAAGAGCACCGTCACGCAAAGGGGCGCCGACACGCTGGTCAAGGTCGAGAAGTACGAAGACGGCAAGACCGTAACCATAGAGAAGACCTTCAGCGCCGACAAGATGGTCGCG ACCCTCTCTGTTGGCAGCGTCACTGCAAAAAGGATTTACAAAGCAGTCTGA